A window from Thunnus albacares chromosome 19, fThuAlb1.1, whole genome shotgun sequence encodes these proteins:
- the cct3 gene encoding T-complex protein 1 subunit gamma: MIGQQVLVLNQNVKRESGRKVQTGNINAAKTIADVIRTCLGPRAMMKMLLDPTGGIVMTNDGNAILREIQVQHPAAKSMIEISRTQDEEVGDGTTSVIILAGEMLAVAEQFLEQQMHPTVIISAYRQALEDMLDTLKEISTPVDTADRSMMLKIVHSAINTKALSRWSELACGIALDAVRTVELEDGGRKEIDIKKYAKVEKVPGGIIEDSCVLRGVMVNKDVTHPRMRRMIKEPRIVLLDCSLEYKKGESQTDIEISKEEDFARILQMEEEYIQQICEDIIRLKPDLVFTEKGISDLAQHYLVKANITAIRRVRKTDNNRIARACGARIVSRTDELREEDVGTGAGLFEVKKIGDEYFTFVTECKDPKACTILLRGASKEILAEVERNLQDAMQVCRNVLLEPYLLPGGGAVEMAVSKRLTERSRALTGVEQWPYRAVAQSLEVIPRTLIQNCGASTIRVLTSLRAKHIQENSVSWGVDGETGCLSDMTSLGIWEPLAVKAQTYKTAVETAILLLRIDDIVSGHKKKDKDEQMGGHGAE; this comes from the exons ATGATCGGCCAGCAGGTTTTAGTGCTTA ACCAGAACGTGAAGAGAGAGTCAGGACGTAAAGTCCAGACTGGCAACATCAACGCTGCCAAG accATCGCAGATGTGATCAGAACCTGCCTCGGCCCTCGGGCCATGATGAAG atgctgCTCGACCCCACAGGAGGCATCGTGATGACCAACGATGGAAACGCCATCCTCAGAGAG ATCCAAGTTCAGCATCCTGCTGCCAAGTCCATGATCGAGATCAGCCGCACGCAGGATGAAGAGGTCGGAGACGGGACGACGTCAGTCATCATCCTCG ccgGAGAGATGCTAGCTGTAGCGGAGCAGTTCCTGGAGCAGCAGATGCATCCGACCGTCATCATCAGCGCCTACAGACAGGCTCTGGAGGACATGCTGGACACACTGAAGGAGatcag CACCCCCGTGGACACGGCGGACCGCTCCATGATGCTGAAGATCGTCCACTCTGCCATCAACACCAAAGCTCTGAGCCGCTGGTCCGAGCTGGCGTGCGGCATCGCTCTGGACGCCGTGCGCACCGTGGAGCTGGAAGACGGCGGACGCAAAGAGATCGACATCAAGAAGTACGCCAAGGTGGAGAAG GTTCCAGGCGGGATCATCGAGGACTCGTGCGTGCTGCGAGGCGTGATGGTGAATAAAGACGTGACTCACCCGAGGATGAGACGGATGATCAAAGAGCCGAGAATCGTCCTGCTGGACTGTTCTCTGGAGTACAAGAAGGGCGAGAGCCAG acCGACATCGAGATCAGTAAGGAGGAGGACTTTGCCAGGATCCTGCAGATGGAGGAGGAATACATCCAGCAGATCTGTGAGGACATCATCCGCCTCAAACCAGACCTGGTCTTCACTGAGAAGGGCATCTCAg ATCTGGCTCAGCACTACCTGGTGAAGGCCAACATCACCGCCATCCGCCGAGTGAGGAAGACCGACAACAACCGCATCGCCAG GGCGTGCGGGGCTCGTATCGTCAGTCGGACCGACGAGCTGCGTGAGGAAGACGTGGGTACCGGCGCGGGGCTGTTTGAGGTGAAGAAGATCGGAGACGAGTATTTCACCTTCGTCACCGAGTGCAAAGATCCTAAAGCCTGCACCATCCTGCTGAGAGGAGCCAGCAAGGAGATCCTGGCC GAGGTGGAGAGGAACCTGCAGGACGCCATGCAGGTGTGTCGTAATGTGCTTCTGGAGCCCTACCTGTTGCCGGGCGGCGGCGCCGTGGAGATGGCGGTGTCGAAACGTCTGACGGAGCGTTCCCGTGCTCTCACCGGCGTCGAACAGTGGCCGTACCGTGCCGTGGCCCAGTCACTGGAGGTCATCCCCCGAACCCTGATCCAGAACTGTGGAGCCTCCACCATCCGAGTGCTGACATCACTGAGG gCCAAACACATTCAGGAGAACAGTGTGAGTTGGGGAGTGGACGGTGAGACCGGCTGTCTGTCAGACATGACCTCTCTGGGCATCTGGGAACCGCTGGCTGTCAAAGCTCAGACCTACAAGACAGCTGTGGAG ACGGCCATCTTGTTGCTGCGTATTGACGACATCGTCTCTGGTCacaagaagaaagacaaagacgAGCAGATGGGAGGTCACGGAGCCGAGTAG